CCATGGAagcagcaggggagggaggggagtgaaTATTTTTGAACAACGGTCTAGCCTACCGTGTCTTCAAATGTGCAGAGCGACGCAAGGATCCAGTGCCGTAGCAGAGCCCAGCGCAATGCCTGGCGCAGAGCGGGCGCTCGGGGTGACTCCAGACACACAGTGCAGacaccttttccttttccttctctcctcccgcAGGCCTCTGCTGGTCCTCCGGGTGCCTGCAGGGATGGGTAAAGCCCGCCAGGCCCGAGGTGCTTTCCAGGGGCCGTCGTCTCACTAGGGCCTCACTGCGGCGCTAGGATGCACCTCTCGGCGGTGCTCAACGCCCTCCTGGTGTCGGTGCTGGCAGCCGTGCTGTGGAAGCACGTGAGGCTGCGCGAGCACGCCGCctccctggaggaggagctggcccTCGGCAGCCGAGCCCCGGAGCCCGCCCCCGCCATGCGGATCGACTACGCGAAGGCCCTGCAGATCCTGACGGAGGGTGGCACGCACATGGTGTGCACCGGCCGCACGCACACCGACCGCCTCTGCCGCTTCAAGTGGCTCTGCTACTCCAGTGAGGCCGAGGAGTTCATCTTCTTCCACGGCAACGCCTCCGTGATGCTGCCCAGCCTGGGCTCCCGGCGCTTCCAGCCGGCCCTGCTCGACCTGTCCACCGTGGAGGACCACAACACCCAGTACTTCAACTTCGTGGAGCTGCCGGCTGCCGCCCTGCGCTTCATGCCCAAGCCGGCGTTCGTGCCTGACGTGGCCCTCATCGCCAACCGCTTCAACCCCGACAACCTCATGCACGTCTTCCACGACGACCTGCTGCCCCTCTTCTACACCCTGCGGCAGTTCCCCGGCCTGGCCCGCGAGGCCCGGCTCTTCTTCATGGAGGGCTGGGGCGAGGGCGCCCACTTTGACCTCTACAAGCTGCTCAGCCCCAAGCAGCCCCTCCTGCGGGCGCAGCTGAAGGCCCTGGGCCGGCTGCTCTGCTTCTCGCATGCCTTCGTGGGCCTCTCCAAGATCACCACCTGGTACCAGTACGGCTTCGTCCAGCCCCAGGGCCCGAAGGCCAACATCCTCGTCTCGGGCAACGAGATCCGGCAGTTCGCCAGGTTCCTGATGGAAAAGCTGAACGTGAGCCACGCAGGCAGCCCCCTGGGCGAGGAGTACCTCCTGGTGTTCACCCGCACCCACAACAGACTCATCCTGAATGAGGCGGAGCTGCTGCTGGCACTGGCCCAGGAGTTTCAGATGAAGACCGTGACGGTGTCCCTGGAGGACCACGCCTTCGCAGACGTGGTGCGGCTGGTCAGCAACGCCTCCATGCTGGTCAGCATGCACGGGGCCCAGCTGGTCACTGCCCTCTTCCTGCCCCGCGGGGCAGCCGTGGTGGAGCTCTTTCCCTACGCCGTCAACCCTGACCACTACACCCCCTATAAGACACTGGCCACGCTGCCCGGCATGGACCTCCAGTACGTAGCCTGGCGGAACACGTTGCCAGAGAACACGGTCACGCACCCAGAGCGGCCCTGGGACCAGGGGGGCATCAGCCACCTAGACCGGGCCGAGCAGGCCCGGATCCTGCAAAGCCGGGAGGTCCCGCGGCACCTCTGTTGCCGGAACCCTGAGTGGCTCTTCCGCATCTACCAGGACACCAAGGTGGACATCCCGTCGCTCATCCAAACCATACGGCGCGTGGTGAAGGGCCGGCCGGGGCCGAGGAAGCAGAAGTGGACGGTCAGTTTGTACCCCGGCAAGGTGCGGGAGGCGCGGTGCCAGGCGTCGGTGCAGGGCGCCTCCGAGGCCCGCCTCACCGTCTCCTGGCAGATCCCGTGGAACCTCAAGTACCTGAAGGTGAGGGAGGTGAAGTACGAGGTGTGGCTCCAGGAGCAGGGGGAGAACACCTACGTGCCTTACATCCTGGCCCTGCAGAACCACACCTTCACCGAGAACATCAAGCCCTTCACTACCTACCTGGTGTGGGTCCGCTGCATCTTCAACAAGACCCTCCAGGGACCCTTTGCAGACGTGCTGGTGTGCAACACGTAGCGAGCGGTCCGGCCAGGCCTCGGGAGGGGGGCTACTCAGGCTCGGTGTCCCTGGGCCCGCCAGCTCCCAGGGGCGGCTTCTGGGAATTATTTATGTATTGAGCAGGCCTGCGCCTCGGGTCATCTTGTTGCATTGGAGGTGTGGGGTTCTCAGCGCGCCTCTTTGCACAGGTGTGATGGTACCTCCCCACCCGTTTCTCTCATCCTGAGCACCCATGCCCTGGAGAAGGTCcttgaggggaggaggaagaggagagtaaGAATCCCAGAGAACCTCTTTGGCTAAGTGATCATGCTGTTTCCTATGGCATCTTTCTGGTTGGTGTCGGGTTTCTGGAAACTGCTAGTAATTGTGGTCGTTTGGGTGGTGGTACATCAGCTTCCGTCATCATGAAATTCACCTGTAGCCCCATGAAGTGTGTGTTTGGAACATTGATTAAATGATTATAAACATCTCGGTCAGGTCTTTTATTGGACGGTGGGAAGGGGGGCTCGCAGTCGATACCTAGATGCCCTTTCATCCGGGTTGTCAGCCAAGCAGATGTGGCAAAGGGGAAGGCATCGAGGCCTGGGAGGCAAGGCAGGCTGGCTGGATTTCATCCCGCTGAGGGATGAGTATCCCATTTCCATCTGTGTGGGATGAAAGCCTGGAAGTAGGTGGGAGAGGGCTGCGGGGAGGAAGATCGGTGTCTGCCAGAGTCTGCTTAGGCTTCACTACACGTTCGGACACATAAGACTGTGGTACACACGCCCGGTGCCGGATTCATTTAGAAGGACGTAACACAAGATGCTCAGAAAGCCAGCAGGGCTGCATCGAGTGACTACTTCCACAGGAGGAGTCCTCACACCAGTCCAGGGGCCATTCTGTTACCCTCTTCCCCAAGTGGTTGCTCGAGGGTAAGGAGATGGCACCCGCATTGGTAGTTGCGGGGGCCACTTTGGCTTAGAAGCCCCATAGGAACCATTATCTTCTAAACAGCCCATAGTCAAGTAAGTTCCCAGGGTCCCGCGAGGAACCTGCCTGGTTATAGGAGTTCTAGCACTCAGGGGAACCTCGGCTCCGGTGCCCTACCAGATAGTTGAGTTAATTCAGGCTCCTTCCAGTCCAGATCAGAGGTCCACCCGACATCGAACCTTTATCCGCTTCCATGGCAACAGAGCTAGAAAATTAACTCACGATCAAATGCATcctcagagaaggagaaagaaagagttgTAGCCTTTTCTTCTTCACAGGCAGATGGTGATGCTGGTCTGACTCctgcagagagaagaaaagggggcCTTGGGGAGGTGGGAGCTCGGGCCGTAGTTTGTTTATAGGAGCTGTGCCAGGCTGATCGGGAGTCCCTGAGGCAAAGCTGTGCATTAGATGAATATCCTGGTCACTGGCTGAGAGTTATTCATCTGTAGGGTGAGGATGATACAGCTGGGATTGTTTTAAGGCATTCAAGAAATCATCTGTGTAAACCGTTAGCACCATGCCGGATGTGTGATATATTAGACGTTACGGGTCCGGAATCCATACCCAAACCCTGGAGGGCAGATGTGATTCcaaattctgaaattttcagAAAGTAATCTGGTGCCTATACCGTGTATTATGCAATATTCTCAGCAGGGTCTGAGATTACACCCAATAACCAAGCACACTGGGATGGCCACAGTGAACTGTATGCATATTCATGCTGAGTGGGACGTGAGTTTTGGCACCAAACatatgaaaaagcttttgattttcagAGCTTTGGGGGTTGTTGGAATTGCATCTAGAGGGTTGTGAatcctcttcctctcctgcttGGAAACGCCATCATTTTCCTTGGACCAGCCCTTTGCGGGTGAAGTGCCGAGGAACAGGGTCGGGCCCGCGGTTTGGCCCGTGATGGCCTCGACAGAGCCCCTCAGCCTGCCTTTCTTAAGGCTGATTCACCTGCAGCTGAGCAGACCCCCACGGCTCCCACACTGCAGATGCATCGTGGCTCCTGGCCAGGCAGCCTCTCTAAGGTGGATGGGGACATTCTGATTCACCATCCCCTGCTGTTTGCTTCCGTTGGCACGTCATTCTCATTCCAGAGGTGATGGCTGGGGAGGCGCGGGACAAGCAGCCCCAGCATGCACTGAGGCTGAGAGTGTTTTTTGAAAAGGGTAAGAAGTGCATGAAGTTTCAAGTTGGCAGAAGGGACACAGTTCACAGACCGAGCAGATTTTACAAAGCAAAGCGCGATGGGGAGGGAGTCAAACACATGTGAATGTGCTCGGCCAGAGTCACAGTTTGCTGCTCATACTCCAGGGAACTGGCCCTGCCTTGCCATCAGTTCTGAACCCAAGGGGATTAGAGGAAGAGGAGCTGTCAGAGTGGCGGGGAGGGCAGTGGGAGCGCCTTTGAGTGGTGGTCCTGTAAGGCTTGCTAGCACAGTTCCTGCCTGGGCTTGAATTCCGGCCCTTGCAcctaccagctgggtgaccttgggcaagtcacttaacccctctgtgcctcgTCTGCGAAATAGGGATAGCAATCATCACACCTACCCATGGACGGTGGTGAGGTCAAATGCCTTGATCCATGTAAACAGGatcacagtacctggcatgtagtCATCGCTCAGTAAATGTCCGTGGTTATTATAGCCAGTGCTCGGAAGCATTTGTGACCAAGCCCAGATCTGAACCCAAAACTCCTGCATTCAAGTCCAGTCCTCTgaaaatcaaaaatattaaaaaaaaattttgaggatacgtaaggaaaaaaaaaagactttcagaGGCCTCTACCCCCAAACTGGAGCCATTCTCATCTGAGAGTAGCCGAGGTGGGGGCTGGCGTTTGACCCTGGAGTTCTGTGGActtgggcagagctgggcttggaGCCCCCCTCCACACACGCACCCCCAGGGAAGAGGGCCAGTGTTGAAGGGAGTGCCCGAGGTGGTGTCTCCACTGGGTGGGCTAAGAGGGAGAGCTGGACCCTGTCCCACGGTGCCGTGGGTGGTGGATGTGCGCTGGGAAGGCTGGGAGGGGCCACACAGTGCCTGCCGTGTGTCCCTCCCTTCCTGTGCTGAACAGACCTGTCCACATCAGGAtgcaaacaccacacacacacacacacacacacacacacacacacacacacacacacacacacacacacacacacacacacacacacacacacacacacacacacacacacacacacacacacacacacacacacacacacacacacacacaccagccaacccacccacccacacgcTGGGCAGATTTCCCCTCCTTTCCCAGGCAGCCACCCAGACCTATTTCAATGTAAAGGGAAGCTGCTCTGAGCTGTGGCTCAGTTGCCTCTCTGTAGGTCGCTGGCCAGCTGCCTTGACCTCGATTGCCCTCGAACTTTGTTTAAGCCTCACATGCAAGCAGTATGAAAATAAA
This genomic interval from Lagenorhynchus albirostris chromosome 10, mLagAlb1.1, whole genome shotgun sequence contains the following:
- the POMGNT2 gene encoding protein O-linked-mannose beta-1,4-N-acetylglucosaminyltransferase 2, whose translation is MHLSAVLNALLVSVLAAVLWKHVRLREHAASLEEELALGSRAPEPAPAMRIDYAKALQILTEGGTHMVCTGRTHTDRLCRFKWLCYSSEAEEFIFFHGNASVMLPSLGSRRFQPALLDLSTVEDHNTQYFNFVELPAAALRFMPKPAFVPDVALIANRFNPDNLMHVFHDDLLPLFYTLRQFPGLAREARLFFMEGWGEGAHFDLYKLLSPKQPLLRAQLKALGRLLCFSHAFVGLSKITTWYQYGFVQPQGPKANILVSGNEIRQFARFLMEKLNVSHAGSPLGEEYLLVFTRTHNRLILNEAELLLALAQEFQMKTVTVSLEDHAFADVVRLVSNASMLVSMHGAQLVTALFLPRGAAVVELFPYAVNPDHYTPYKTLATLPGMDLQYVAWRNTLPENTVTHPERPWDQGGISHLDRAEQARILQSREVPRHLCCRNPEWLFRIYQDTKVDIPSLIQTIRRVVKGRPGPRKQKWTVSLYPGKVREARCQASVQGASEARLTVSWQIPWNLKYLKVREVKYEVWLQEQGENTYVPYILALQNHTFTENIKPFTTYLVWVRCIFNKTLQGPFADVLVCNT